A genomic region of Pelodiscus sinensis isolate JC-2024 chromosome 1, ASM4963464v1, whole genome shotgun sequence contains the following coding sequences:
- the KCNE3 gene encoding potassium voltage-gated channel subfamily E member 3, translating to MALGMGVTIKFPWSCEAMEAWNLTETWYQSLHSVLKALNQTLHGAIQCQAEQAMGQTNSSQAKLASKDDYSYMYILFVMILFAATVGSLILGYTKSRKVDKRSDPYHVYIKNRVSVI from the exons ATGGCCCTTGGAATGGGAGTCACTAT AAAGTTTCCTTGGAGTTGCGAGGCCATGGAGGCATGGAACCTGACGGAGACATGGTACCAAAGCCTGCACTCGGTGCTGAAGGCCCTGAACCAAACACTTCATGGTGCCATCCAGTGCCAGGCAGAGCAGGCCATGGGGCAGACAAATAGCAGTCAAGCTAAGCTGGCCAGCAAGGATGACTATTCCTACATGTACATCTTGTTTGTGATGATCCTGTTTGCCGCCACAGTGGGGAGTTTGATTCTGGGGTACACCAAGTCCAGGAAGGTGGACAAGCGGAGCGACCCCTACCATGTGTACATTAAGAATAGAGTGTCTGTGATTTGA